One genomic region from Pseudoduganella lutea encodes:
- a CDS encoding SURF1 family protein, giving the protein MNDAPHRGAEQMPHGSARAAGPSRGARIALAAAAAFFFCAFAFLGSWQVKRLQWKQDLIARVEARVHADPVPAPRAAEWPRVAVDTHEYLRVTIRGTFLYDYTTRVQTTTALGIGFWLMTPMCTEDGIVFVNRGFVPMKSGDLNLPPPPVASGDVCAQVRSPQRQVPGSDPPGLTPGVASGVNPEIEITGLLRFPEPKGRILRENDPAGDRWYTRDIGPIAAKRGMPRAAPFFVDAPAGQEHPRDGDEKPTGGLTVIAFPNNHLVYALTWFGLAAMVVGGYYLVLRYDRRRTKGTDDGTD; this is encoded by the coding sequence ATGAACGACGCGCCACACCGTGGCGCCGAGCAAATGCCGCACGGTAGCGCGCGGGCAGCGGGTCCCTCCAGGGGAGCCCGCATCGCCCTCGCCGCCGCTGCGGCATTTTTCTTTTGCGCCTTTGCTTTTCTCGGCAGCTGGCAGGTCAAGCGGCTGCAATGGAAACAGGATCTGATCGCCCGTGTCGAGGCGCGGGTCCATGCCGACCCGGTGCCGGCACCGCGCGCCGCCGAGTGGCCCCGCGTGGCCGTCGACACGCACGAATACCTGCGCGTGACCATCCGCGGCACGTTCCTGTATGACTACACCACCCGCGTGCAGACGACGACGGCGCTGGGCATCGGCTTCTGGCTGATGACGCCGATGTGCACGGAGGACGGCATCGTGTTCGTCAACCGCGGCTTCGTGCCGATGAAATCGGGAGACCTGAATTTGCCGCCGCCGCCGGTGGCGTCGGGAGACGTTTGCGCGCAGGTGCGTTCACCCCAGCGGCAGGTGCCGGGGTCCGACCCGCCGGGTCTGACCCCAGGTGTTGCTTCCGGGGTTAATCCAGAGATCGAGATCACGGGCCTGTTGCGCTTTCCCGAACCGAAAGGGCGCATCCTGCGCGAGAACGATCCGGCGGGCGACCGCTGGTACACCCGCGACATCGGCCCGATCGCGGCGAAGCGGGGCATGCCACGCGCGGCGCCGTTCTTTGTCGATGCGCCCGCCGGCCAGGAACATCCGCGCGACGGCGACGAAAAACCGACCGGCGGCCTGACGGTCATCGCGTTTCCGAACAACCACCTGGTCTATGCGCTGACGTGGTTCGGGCTGGCCGCGATGGTCGTGGGCGGCTATTATCTCGTGCTGCGCTATGACAGGCGCCGGACGAAGGGAACGGATGACGGAACGGACTGA
- a CDS encoding ATP-binding protein: protein MTERTEEQGTAERGKPDGQREQVAAAGVEYAAGHKNMMQLIQLRWIAVFGQVATITAATYVYDIVLPLVPMLQVLACLIAFNVASHLRWHEVRYVRNTELFMALLVDVAILTSQLYLSGGATNPFAFLYLLQVILSAVLLAPPYAWTFVLVTAACLAGLSRNHLPLPLDVEHAGGVLSLYVQGMLICFMLNAALLVFFITRITANLRAGDAQLANLRQRAAEEEHVVRMGLLASGAAHELGTPLATLSVILGDWKRMPEFSGNPELLEEIAEMQAQLKRCKAIVSGILLSAGEARGESSTKTTLATFLGELAQEWRSTRPVQHFFYFNRIGEDLPVVFDETLKQMICNVLDNALEASPVRVELEATREDGHLILRVTDTGPGFDPAVLAQIGKPYNSTKGKPGSGLGLFLVVNVARTLGGTVAARNRAADGKAGAEVTIRLPLSSIALDGIAP from the coding sequence ATGACGGAACGGACTGAGGAACAGGGTACTGCCGAGCGGGGCAAGCCGGACGGTCAGCGCGAGCAGGTGGCGGCGGCCGGCGTGGAGTACGCGGCCGGCCACAAGAACATGATGCAGCTGATCCAGCTGCGCTGGATCGCCGTGTTCGGCCAGGTGGCCACGATCACCGCCGCGACCTATGTCTATGACATCGTGCTGCCGCTCGTTCCGATGCTGCAGGTGCTGGCCTGCCTGATCGCGTTCAACGTGGCCAGCCACCTGCGCTGGCACGAGGTGCGCTACGTGCGCAACACCGAACTGTTCATGGCGCTGCTGGTGGACGTAGCCATCCTCACCTCGCAACTCTACCTGTCCGGCGGCGCCACGAATCCGTTCGCGTTCCTGTACCTGCTGCAGGTGATCCTGTCGGCCGTGCTGCTGGCGCCGCCCTATGCCTGGACGTTCGTGCTGGTCACGGCCGCCTGCCTGGCCGGGCTGTCGCGCAACCACCTGCCGTTGCCGCTCGACGTGGAGCACGCGGGCGGCGTGCTGTCGCTGTACGTGCAGGGGATGCTGATCTGCTTCATGCTGAACGCGGCCCTGCTCGTGTTCTTCATTACCCGCATCACCGCCAACCTGCGTGCCGGCGATGCGCAGCTGGCCAACCTGCGCCAGCGCGCCGCCGAGGAAGAGCACGTGGTTCGCATGGGCTTGCTCGCCAGCGGCGCCGCGCACGAGCTGGGCACGCCGCTGGCCACGCTGTCCGTCATCCTCGGCGACTGGAAGCGCATGCCGGAGTTCTCCGGCAATCCCGAGCTGCTGGAGGAGATCGCCGAGATGCAGGCGCAGCTGAAACGCTGCAAGGCAATTGTGTCCGGCATCCTGCTGTCGGCGGGCGAGGCCCGCGGCGAGTCGTCGACGAAGACGACGCTGGCAACGTTCCTCGGCGAACTGGCGCAGGAATGGCGCAGCACCCGCCCCGTGCAGCATTTCTTTTACTTCAACCGCATCGGCGAGGACTTGCCGGTGGTGTTCGACGAGACGCTCAAGCAGATGATCTGCAACGTCCTCGACAACGCGCTCGAGGCGTCGCCGGTGCGGGTGGAACTCGAGGCCACGCGCGAGGACGGCCACCTGATCCTGCGCGTGACCGACACGGGCCCGGGCTTCGACCCGGCGGTCCTGGCGCAGATCGGCAAACCGTATAATTCCACCAAGGGCAAGCCTGGCAGCGGCCTGGGCCTGTTCCTCGTGGTCAACGTGGCGCGCACGCTGGGCGGCACCGTGGCGGCGCGCAACCGCGCCGCCGACGGCAAGGCGGGCGCCGAAGTCACGATCCGCCTGCCGCTGTCGTCCATCGCTCTCGACGGCATCGCTCCCTGA
- a CDS encoding response regulator transcription factor, translated as MTEEQRCLLIVEDDEAFARTLGRSFERRGYRVLHAANVDEAAALLGDHAPGYAVVDLKLKGNSSGLACVQLLHQHDPDMLIVVLTGYASINTAVEAVKLGAAQYLAKPSNTDDIEAAFAHVAGSADVELTGRATSVKTLEWEHIHAVLAETEFNISEAARRLGMHRRTLARKLEKQRVK; from the coding sequence ATGACCGAAGAACAACGCTGCCTGCTGATCGTCGAGGACGACGAAGCCTTTGCCCGCACGCTGGGCCGCTCGTTCGAGCGGCGCGGCTACCGCGTGCTGCATGCCGCCAACGTGGACGAGGCGGCGGCGCTGCTGGGCGACCATGCGCCTGGCTATGCCGTGGTGGACCTGAAGCTGAAGGGCAATTCGTCCGGCCTGGCCTGCGTGCAGCTGCTGCACCAGCACGATCCCGACATGCTGATCGTGGTACTGACCGGGTATGCCAGCATCAATACAGCCGTCGAGGCGGTCAAGCTGGGCGCGGCGCAGTATCTTGCCAAGCCCTCGAACACGGACGATATCGAAGCCGCGTTCGCCCACGTGGCAGGGAGCGCCGATGTCGAGCTGACGGGGCGCGCCACGTCGGTGAAGACGCTGGAGTGGGAACACATCCACGCCGTGCTGGCCGAGACCGAATTCAATATCTCGGAAGCGGCGCGCCGCCTCGGCATGCACCGGCGTACGCTGGCGCGAAAACTCGAGAAGCAGCGGGTGAAGTAG
- a CDS encoding sensor domain-containing phosphodiesterase — MTCPHEGARLEALRKLDLLDTPPSEAFDRITRMAAQMFNLPVAAVSLTDSDRQWFKSRVGVDHWSIPRLQAPCGAVAETAEFVVIPDLLEDPGYRDSHLARNGVRFYAGAPLTTRDGHALGAMCVLGTAPRQITQSERAMLSDLAAMVMSQIELQHALGRIDPISGLPNRNQYIDDFSDLERDRPRGEERLAMLVHLASAEQLANAARVMGSTYVDGLVAEALRSFRVAFGAGTKMYHVAATQFLVLVAPDMALAECHARVDAWLQGRDARSTSRFVTTPAVGIAPFVVGATEALDVLRIAQGAVHDAYAGGMQVAVHSSAQDAAYQRRFTLLTEFGTALEARNQLRLVYQPRIDLATGACVGAEALLRWCHPELGGISPGEFMPIVEQTSMARPATAWVVDAALRQLRAWQEAGLALTLSVNVAAPNLLEPDFAAGIAAQLHRHGVPPGRLELEITESAAMGNQAAADRTLAALHAVGVRIAIDDFGTGYSSLSYLQSIPAHVVKIDQGFVRGIDTDERKRVLVSAMVSLSHDLGYRVVAEGVETEAAAALVRAAGCDEAQGWLYARALEPAQFAEWHAERTACVPAIGNAGPSHPY; from the coding sequence ATGACCTGTCCCCATGAAGGCGCGCGCCTCGAAGCGCTCCGCAAGCTCGACCTGCTCGACACACCTCCTTCCGAAGCGTTCGACCGCATCACCCGCATGGCGGCGCAGATGTTCAATCTGCCCGTCGCCGCCGTGTCGCTGACGGACAGTGACCGGCAATGGTTCAAATCGCGCGTGGGCGTCGACCACTGGTCGATTCCCCGACTGCAGGCCCCGTGCGGGGCCGTGGCGGAGACGGCGGAGTTCGTGGTCATTCCCGACCTGCTCGAGGACCCGGGCTATCGCGACAGCCACCTGGCCCGCAACGGCGTGCGCTTCTATGCCGGTGCGCCGCTGACGACACGCGACGGCCACGCGCTGGGCGCCATGTGCGTGCTGGGCACCGCACCGCGCCAGATCACGCAAAGCGAGCGGGCCATGCTGTCCGACCTGGCGGCGATGGTCATGTCGCAGATCGAGTTGCAGCACGCGCTGGGCCGGATCGACCCGATCAGCGGGCTGCCGAACCGCAATCAGTACATCGACGATTTCAGCGACCTCGAACGGGACCGGCCGCGCGGCGAGGAACGGCTGGCCATGCTGGTGCACCTGGCCAGCGCCGAGCAGCTGGCCAATGCCGCGCGCGTGATGGGTTCGACCTATGTGGACGGCCTCGTTGCCGAGGCGCTGCGCTCGTTCCGCGTGGCGTTCGGCGCGGGCACGAAGATGTACCACGTGGCGGCCACCCAGTTTCTGGTGCTGGTGGCGCCGGACATGGCGCTGGCCGAGTGCCATGCACGCGTGGATGCGTGGCTGCAGGGGCGGGATGCCAGGTCGACGTCGCGCTTCGTCACCACGCCGGCCGTCGGCATCGCGCCATTCGTCGTCGGTGCCACAGAAGCGCTCGACGTGCTGCGCATTGCCCAGGGCGCCGTGCACGATGCCTACGCCGGCGGCATGCAGGTGGCCGTCCATTCGTCGGCGCAGGATGCCGCCTACCAGCGGCGCTTCACGCTGCTGACCGAATTCGGCACCGCGCTCGAGGCGCGCAACCAGCTGCGGCTCGTCTATCAGCCCCGCATCGACCTGGCGACGGGGGCCTGCGTGGGTGCCGAGGCGCTGCTGCGCTGGTGCCACCCGGAGCTGGGCGGCATCTCGCCCGGCGAGTTCATGCCCATCGTCGAGCAGACGTCGATGGCCCGGCCCGCCACCGCATGGGTCGTCGACGCCGCGCTGCGCCAGTTGCGCGCCTGGCAGGAGGCGGGCCTCGCGCTGACGCTGTCCGTCAACGTGGCCGCGCCGAACCTGCTCGAACCCGATTTCGCTGCGGGGATTGCGGCGCAGCTGCACCGCCACGGCGTGCCACCCGGGCGGCTCGAGCTGGAAATCACCGAAAGCGCCGCGATGGGCAACCAGGCCGCGGCGGACCGCACGCTGGCGGCATTGCACGCGGTGGGCGTGCGCATCGCGATCGACGACTTCGGCACCGGCTACAGCAGCCTGTCCTACCTGCAGAGCATTCCCGCCCATGTGGTGAAGATCGACCAGGGCTTCGTGCGCGGCATCGACACGGATGAGCGCAAGCGCGTCCTGGTGAGCGCCATGGTGTCTCTTTCGCACGACCTCGGGTATCGGGTGGTGGCCGAAGGCGTCGAAACGGAGGCGGCCGCCGCGTTGGTGCGGGCGGCCGGCTGCGATGAGGCGCAGGGCTGGCTGTATGCCCGGGCGCTGGAACCGGCGCAGTTCGCCGAATGGCATGCGGAGCGGACGGCATGCGTGCCGGCCATTGGCAACGCCGGGCCTTCTCACCCATACTAG
- a CDS encoding 2-hydroxyacid dehydrogenase — protein MTTASLQTLRLAMFSAQPYDRRFFEEARAARRSPVAIDYHDTALDIGTAVLAQGCDAVCVFVNDVLDAAVLERLHGQGVRAVLLRCAGFNNVDLVALARLGMFAARVPAYSPEAVAEHAVAMILTLNRHTHRAFNRVREGNFALDGLLGFTLHGKTAGIVGTGKIGLATARILAGFGCRVLGHDPYPSPAFAALGTMVPLDDLLAQSDIVSLHCPLVDATRHLIGHATLGRMKEGAMLVNTSRGALVDTAAVIEALKSRRLGALAIDVYEQESALFFRDHSSDIIADDVFGRLTTFPNVLVTGHQGFFTIEALREIAAITFDNLDCWRSGGACANVLPAA, from the coding sequence ATGACGACGGCTTCCCTGCAAACGCTCCGGCTGGCCATGTTCAGTGCCCAGCCCTACGACCGCCGTTTCTTCGAGGAAGCGCGGGCCGCGCGGCGTTCGCCCGTGGCGATCGATTATCACGACACCGCGCTGGACATCGGCACCGCCGTGCTGGCGCAGGGTTGCGACGCCGTCTGCGTGTTCGTCAACGACGTGCTCGATGCCGCCGTACTGGAACGGCTGCACGGGCAGGGCGTGCGCGCGGTCCTGCTGCGCTGCGCCGGCTTCAACAACGTCGACCTGGTCGCGCTGGCGCGGCTGGGCATGTTTGCCGCGCGCGTGCCGGCCTACTCGCCGGAGGCGGTGGCCGAACACGCGGTGGCGATGATCCTCACGCTGAACCGGCATACCCACCGTGCGTTCAACCGTGTCCGGGAAGGCAATTTCGCACTGGACGGCCTGCTCGGCTTCACGCTGCACGGCAAGACGGCGGGCATTGTCGGCACGGGCAAGATCGGGCTGGCCACGGCACGCATCCTGGCCGGCTTCGGCTGCCGGGTGCTGGGCCACGACCCGTATCCATCGCCGGCGTTCGCCGCGCTGGGCACCATGGTCCCGCTCGACGACCTGCTTGCCCAGTCCGATATCGTGTCGCTGCATTGCCCGCTGGTCGATGCCACGCGCCACCTGATCGGGCATGCCACGCTGGGCCGGATGAAGGAAGGCGCGATGCTGGTCAACACGTCGCGCGGCGCCCTGGTGGATACGGCCGCGGTGATCGAGGCGCTGAAATCGCGCCGGCTCGGTGCGCTCGCCATCGACGTCTACGAGCAGGAAAGCGCGCTGTTTTTCCGCGACCATTCATCCGACATCATCGCCGACGATGTATTCGGCCGGCTGACCACGTTTCCCAACGTGCTCGTTACCGGGCACCAGGGCTTCTTCACCATCGAGGCGCTGCGCGAGATCGCCGCCATCACGTTCGACAACCTCGACTGCTGGCGCAGCGGCGGCGCCTGCGCGAACGTGCTGCCGGCAGCCTGA
- a CDS encoding PA domain-containing protein, with product MKRNNMTHLVKQPVKHIVAAIAFAFGAAGAAQAAEIVIVNGNGPGVGFNDPTPATPVGGNSGTTLGEQRLIAFTYAANIWGAKLESSVPIRIQASFEPLNCTANSATLGSAGTLEVFSDFPGAPKAGTWYPTALANKLSGEDQSPDVADIRARFNSRLGLAEDCLPGSPFYLGLDANHGTATDFVTVLLHEMGHGLGFQSFTDEETGQYLGETPAIWDHFMTDNRTNKKWIDMTEEERVANAVSGDGMSWDGPNVTAAVPDVLGPRGVVTIGGPAAAGAAGNKPFGEASFGPRITDANVSGQIMPVVENRTTNTGLACTPLTGANAKAVQGNIALVDRGTCNFAIKAANVQAAGAIAMIVADNAPGDPAGMSGNDPSITIPSVRITQADGAALKAALAFRSRTTSGVTALLGADPTQLAGTDKQKRILMFTPTTFQPGSSVSHYTTSASPNQLMEPSINGDLTHEVEPPKDLSLPLLKDIGW from the coding sequence ATGAAGCGCAATAACATGACGCACCTCGTGAAGCAGCCCGTGAAACACATCGTGGCAGCCATTGCCTTCGCGTTCGGCGCCGCCGGTGCCGCACAAGCCGCCGAAATCGTCATCGTCAACGGCAACGGCCCTGGCGTGGGCTTCAACGACCCGACGCCGGCCACGCCGGTCGGCGGCAACAGCGGCACCACGCTGGGCGAGCAGCGACTGATCGCCTTCACCTACGCGGCCAACATCTGGGGCGCCAAGCTGGAAAGCTCGGTACCGATCCGCATCCAGGCCAGCTTCGAACCGCTGAACTGCACGGCCAACAGTGCCACGCTGGGTTCGGCCGGCACGCTGGAAGTGTTTTCCGACTTCCCTGGCGCGCCAAAAGCGGGTACCTGGTATCCGACCGCGCTGGCCAACAAGCTGTCCGGCGAAGATCAGAGCCCGGACGTCGCCGACATCCGCGCCCGCTTCAATTCGCGCCTCGGCCTGGCCGAGGATTGCCTGCCGGGTTCGCCGTTCTACCTGGGCCTGGACGCGAACCATGGCACCGCCACCGATTTCGTGACCGTGCTGCTGCATGAAATGGGCCATGGCCTGGGCTTCCAGAGCTTCACGGACGAGGAAACCGGCCAGTACCTGGGTGAAACACCGGCGATCTGGGACCACTTCATGACGGACAACCGCACCAACAAGAAGTGGATCGACATGACCGAGGAAGAGCGCGTGGCCAACGCGGTCAGCGGCGATGGCATGTCGTGGGACGGCCCGAACGTGACCGCGGCGGTGCCGGATGTGCTCGGCCCGCGCGGCGTGGTCACCATCGGTGGCCCGGCCGCCGCCGGCGCGGCCGGTAACAAGCCGTTCGGCGAAGCGAGCTTCGGCCCGCGCATCACCGACGCCAATGTCAGCGGCCAGATCATGCCGGTCGTGGAAAACCGCACCACCAACACGGGCCTGGCCTGCACACCGCTGACGGGCGCCAACGCCAAGGCCGTGCAGGGCAATATCGCGCTGGTCGACCGTGGCACGTGCAACTTCGCCATCAAGGCGGCCAACGTGCAGGCGGCCGGCGCGATCGCGATGATCGTGGCCGACAACGCCCCGGGCGATCCGGCCGGCATGAGCGGCAACGATCCGAGCATCACGATCCCGTCCGTACGCATCACCCAGGCGGATGGCGCGGCCCTCAAGGCAGCGCTGGCGTTCCGCAGCCGCACCACCTCCGGTGTTACGGCACTGCTGGGCGCCGACCCGACGCAACTGGCCGGCACGGACAAGCAGAAGCGCATCCTGATGTTCACGCCGACCACGTTCCAGCCGGGCTCCTCGGTGTCGCACTACACCACGTCCGCGTCGCCGAACCAGCTGATGGAGCCATCGATCAACGGCGACCTGACGCATGAAGTGGAACCGCCGAAGGACCTGTCGCTGCCACTGCTGAAGGATATCGGCTGGTAA
- a CDS encoding choice-of-anchor J family PEP-CTERM protein: MKTFLTLFASAALTLSAAAHAETPPSSLTEGFDDVTSLGDWVQAGSTGWFQGNTGIFSAQAGADTSYIAANFLIADPVTNVIDSWLISPEITLAGPTRLTFYTRDSAEEGFTDSLEVLFSAGAGTAASGFTTSLVSISGVAYPNGWTQYTADITGTGTGRFGFHYTGTYDEASYIGIDSIAIAAVPEPSTWLMLALGLGAVGFAARRSRRAAAGAGLALAALGMSQGAMAHEASKEATQQVTKDQGMVVVRDADTGALRAPTAEEYRALVPSAASAHARRTERGVSSAPRVEVSKNGTRKINVADKAVYSVVTRNADGSLTEACVTGADAANALVNNTRTAQAKEQRYEAQ; the protein is encoded by the coding sequence ATGAAAACCTTCCTCACTCTCTTTGCATCAGCGGCGCTGACACTATCGGCAGCCGCGCATGCGGAAACGCCGCCGTCGTCCCTGACCGAAGGGTTCGACGATGTCACGTCGCTGGGCGACTGGGTACAGGCTGGCAGCACCGGCTGGTTCCAGGGCAACACGGGTATCTTCAGCGCGCAGGCCGGCGCGGACACGTCGTATATCGCCGCAAACTTCCTGATAGCCGATCCCGTCACGAATGTTATCGACAGCTGGCTGATCAGCCCGGAAATCACGCTGGCCGGCCCGACCCGCCTGACGTTCTACACCCGCGACAGCGCCGAAGAGGGTTTCACCGATTCGCTGGAAGTCCTGTTCAGCGCCGGCGCCGGCACGGCCGCATCGGGCTTCACCACGTCCCTGGTGTCGATTTCCGGCGTGGCCTATCCGAATGGCTGGACCCAGTACACCGCCGACATCACGGGCACGGGCACGGGCCGTTTCGGCTTCCACTACACGGGCACGTATGACGAAGCCAGCTACATCGGCATCGACAGCATTGCCATTGCCGCCGTACCGGAACCGTCGACCTGGCTGATGCTGGCGCTGGGCCTGGGTGCCGTGGGCTTTGCCGCGCGCCGCAGCCGCCGCGCCGCCGCCGGCGCCGGCCTGGCCCTGGCCGCACTGGGCATGTCGCAGGGCGCGATGGCTCACGAGGCATCGAAGGAAGCGACGCAACAGGTAACGAAAGACCAGGGCATGGTCGTCGTGCGCGATGCCGACACCGGCGCACTGCGCGCTCCGACCGCGGAAGAGTACCGCGCACTGGTACCGTCGGCCGCCTCCGCCCATGCACGCCGGACCGAGCGCGGCGTTTCGAGCGCACCGCGTGTGGAAGTGTCGAAGAACGGCACCCGCAAGATCAATGTCGCCGACAAGGCCGTCTACTCGGTCGTCACCCGTAATGCGGATGGCAGCCTCACCGAAGCTTGCGTCACCGGCGCCGATGCCGCGAACGCTCTGGTCAACAACACGCGCACCGCGCAAGCCAAGGAACAACGCTATGAAGCGCAATAA
- the msbA gene encoding lipid A export permease/ATP-binding protein MsbA: MLPLSFPCRHVSSRQLYSRLLLQFRPYSGALAATVLAVGIASLTDVLLIGQLQSVIDAFGAQDLAHGAKPDSAVVSTVKGWISQLLPVSSGQAALWTIPAIIMALAILRMVSSFAGDYGAAWLSNQVQADLREKMFARILRLPNGYFDQSSTGTTLSRVTFDANQVSQAGLNVINVAVRDSVLAIGYLVTMLVYDWQLAVFCLTLLPPVAAIVTFAGRRMRRLSESGQHAMGELTRVLDESIGGQRVVKIFGGQKYEQRRFDEVVKLNRRLAVKHAATAAMNSGIIMMLIGVMLSAVIYYALLRAQADALTAGDFVTFMVALLAMQSPIKNLTKINEPLQRGLAAAKSVFGVIDAPVEMDDGTRTLGRAGGRIELASVSFRYEGTGADAAPALDNVSLDIPAGETIALVGGSGSGKTTLASLLPRFYDVSGGRIMLDGVDLRDYRLADLRAQIALVSQDVVLFNDTLAANIAYGDPAPDPVRIEAAAQAAYAHEFIVRQPDGYATQVGENGLRLSGGQRQRLAIARALYKDAPILILDEATSALDTESERQVQAALERLMEGRTTVVIAHRLSTIENADRIVVMHAGTIAEMGTHAALLAQGGAYARLYQTQKQLSH; encoded by the coding sequence ATGCTGCCTTTATCTTTCCCCTGTCGCCACGTGTCGAGCCGCCAACTGTATTCACGCCTGCTGCTGCAATTCCGTCCTTATTCCGGCGCCCTGGCCGCCACCGTGCTCGCGGTGGGCATCGCATCGTTGACCGATGTGCTGCTGATCGGGCAGCTGCAGAGCGTGATCGACGCGTTCGGCGCGCAAGATCTTGCGCACGGTGCCAAGCCGGACAGCGCCGTGGTGTCGACCGTGAAAGGCTGGATCAGCCAGCTGCTGCCGGTCAGCTCGGGCCAGGCGGCGCTGTGGACGATCCCGGCGATCATCATGGCACTGGCGATCCTGCGCATGGTCAGCAGCTTTGCCGGCGATTATGGCGCCGCATGGCTCAGCAACCAAGTGCAGGCGGACCTGCGCGAAAAGATGTTCGCCCGCATCCTGCGCCTGCCGAACGGCTATTTCGACCAGTCGTCGACCGGCACCACGCTGTCGCGCGTCACCTTCGACGCCAACCAGGTGTCGCAGGCGGGCCTGAACGTGATCAACGTGGCAGTGCGCGATTCCGTCCTTGCCATCGGCTACCTGGTCACGATGCTCGTGTATGACTGGCAGCTGGCCGTGTTCTGCCTGACGCTGCTGCCGCCGGTCGCGGCCATCGTGACGTTCGCTGGCCGCCGGATGCGCCGCCTGTCCGAAAGCGGGCAGCACGCGATGGGCGAACTGACCCGCGTGCTGGACGAAAGCATCGGTGGCCAGCGGGTCGTGAAGATCTTCGGCGGCCAGAAGTACGAGCAGCGCCGCTTCGACGAAGTGGTAAAGCTGAACCGCCGCCTGGCGGTGAAGCACGCGGCCACGGCGGCAATGAACTCGGGGATCATCATGATGCTGATCGGCGTCATGCTGTCGGCCGTGATCTATTACGCGCTGCTGCGCGCGCAGGCCGATGCGCTTACGGCGGGCGACTTCGTCACGTTCATGGTGGCGCTGCTGGCCATGCAGTCACCGATCAAGAACCTCACCAAGATCAACGAGCCGCTGCAGCGCGGCCTCGCCGCGGCGAAATCCGTGTTCGGCGTGATCGACGCGCCGGTCGAGATGGACGACGGCACCCGCACGCTGGGGCGCGCCGGTGGCCGTATCGAACTGGCATCGGTCAGCTTCCGCTACGAGGGCACCGGCGCGGATGCCGCACCGGCGCTGGACAATGTGTCGCTGGACATTCCCGCCGGCGAAACCATCGCGCTGGTGGGGGGGTCCGGCAGCGGCAAGACCACGCTGGCCAGCCTGCTGCCGCGCTTCTACGATGTCAGCGGCGGGCGCATCATGCTCGACGGGGTGGACCTGCGCGATTACCGGCTGGCCGACCTGCGCGCGCAGATCGCGCTGGTGAGCCAGGACGTGGTGCTGTTCAACGACACGCTCGCCGCCAACATCGCGTATGGCGACCCGGCGCCGGACCCGGTGCGCATCGAAGCGGCCGCGCAGGCGGCCTATGCGCACGAATTCATCGTGCGCCAGCCCGACGGCTATGCGACCCAGGTCGGCGAGAACGGCCTGCGCCTGTCCGGCGGCCAGCGCCAGCGGCTTGCCATCGCCCGGGCGCTGTACAAGGATGCGCCGATCCTGATCCTGGACGAAGCCACGAGCGCGCTGGACACGGAATCGGAACGCCAGGTGCAGGCGGCGCTGGAACGGCTGATGGAAGGGCGCACCACCGTCGTCATCGCGCACCGGCTCTCGACGATCGAGAACGCCGACCGCATCGTCGTCATGCATGCCGGAACGATCGCCGAGATGGGCACGCACGCGGCGCTGCTGGCGCAGGGTGGCGCGTATGCGCGGTTGTACCAGACGCAGAAGCAGTTGAGCCACTGA